A part of Vespa crabro chromosome 20, iyVesCrab1.2, whole genome shotgun sequence genomic DNA contains:
- the LOC124431286 gene encoding uncharacterized protein LOC124431286, which yields MNKIYNIIARRLIFQTTRLLYSGHYQIRLYCHVNHDIWMNNIKQDEINFSIIKRFKHKRKDSVKKVQEDDFKSDEENESDIELDESQSKSIITDIKVNSLRVDSIIKNAIGTSRKNIETAFYENKIRINEKKVLKMSTEVKLNDEIDVIRDRPNKNINQLIISRIKILSITPISGALRIKISKDKNLLIDDYTES from the exons aTGAATAagatctataatattattgcaagACGATTGATCTTTCAAACCACTCGTTTGCTTTATTCTGGTCATTATCAAATAAGACTTTATTGTCATGTCAATCATGATATTTggatgaataatattaaacaggatgagattaatttttctataataaaaagatttaaacaCAAAAGGAAAGATTCGGTAAAG AAAGTACAAGAGGATGATTTTAAGTCGGATGAGGAAAATGAATCAGATATTGAATTAGACGAATCACAGagtaaaagtataataacagatattaaagttaattctTTACGTGTAGattctataattaaaaatgcaaTTGGTACATCACGCAA aaatatagagactgcattttatgagaataaaattcgtattaatgagaaaaaagtgCTGAAAATGTCTACAGag GTTAAACTTAACGATGAAATTGATGTTATCCGTGATCGAcctaacaaaaatataaatcagcTTATAATTTcacgaattaaaattttatcaattactCCAATATCGGGTGCTCTTaggataaaaatatctaaagataaaaatttattaatcgatgatTATACAGAATCGTAG